From the Pseudomonas putida genome, one window contains:
- the dnaA gene encoding chromosomal replication initiator protein DnaA: protein MSVELWQQCVELLRDELPAQQFNTWIRPLQVEAEGDELRVYAPNRFVLDWVNEKYLGRLLELLGENGSGMAPALSLLIGSRRSSAPRAAPNAPVSAAVAASLAHSQTQQAAAPAAAAVAEPVQAPVAEPVQVNEAAESASRDSFDGMGDSTSAPVAGSRTEQRTVQVEGALKHTSYLNRTFTFETFVEGKSNQLARAAAWQVADNPKHGYNPLFLYGGVGLGKTHLMHAVGNHLLKKNPNAKVVYLHSERFVADMVKALQLNAINEFKRFYRSVDALLIDDIQFFARKERSQEEFFHTFNALLEGGQQVILTSDRYPKEIEGLEERLKSRFGWGLTVAVEPPELETRVAILMKKADQAKVELPHDAAFFIAQRIRSNVRELEGALKRVIAHSHFMGRDITIELIRESLKDLLALQDKLVSVDNIQRTVAEYYKIKIADLLSKRRSRSVARPRQVAMALSKELTNHSLPEIGDMFGGRDHTTVLHACRKINELKESDADIREDYKNLLRTLTT, encoded by the coding sequence GTGTCAGTGGAACTTTGGCAGCAGTGCGTGGAGCTTCTGCGCGATGAACTGCCTGCCCAGCAATTCAACACCTGGATCCGTCCGCTACAGGTCGAAGCCGAAGGCGACGAGTTGCGCGTCTATGCGCCTAACCGTTTCGTGCTCGATTGGGTGAATGAAAAGTACCTTGGCCGTCTGCTCGAACTGTTGGGTGAAAACGGCAGCGGCATGGCGCCAGCCCTTTCCTTGTTAATAGGCAGCCGCCGCAGCTCTGCTCCACGTGCTGCACCCAATGCCCCCGTCAGTGCTGCAGTTGCGGCTTCGCTTGCGCACAGCCAGACCCAACAGGCCGCCGCGCCTGCGGCCGCTGCCGTTGCCGAGCCGGTTCAAGCGCCAGTTGCCGAACCGGTGCAGGTGAATGAAGCCGCTGAGTCGGCATCGCGTGACAGCTTCGATGGCATGGGCGACAGCACTTCGGCGCCTGTTGCTGGCAGCCGTACCGAGCAGCGCACGGTTCAGGTGGAAGGCGCGCTCAAGCACACCAGCTATCTGAACCGCACCTTTACCTTCGAGACCTTTGTCGAAGGTAAGTCGAACCAGCTGGCCCGCGCTGCGGCCTGGCAGGTCGCCGACAACCCCAAGCATGGTTACAACCCACTGTTCCTTTATGGTGGTGTGGGCCTGGGTAAGACCCACCTGATGCATGCTGTAGGTAACCACCTGCTGAAGAAGAATCCGAATGCCAAGGTCGTGTACCTGCATTCCGAGCGCTTCGTCGCGGACATGGTCAAGGCGCTGCAGCTCAACGCAATCAACGAATTCAAGCGCTTCTACCGCTCGGTCGATGCGCTGCTGATCGACGACATCCAGTTCTTTGCCCGTAAAGAGCGTTCCCAGGAAGAGTTCTTCCACACCTTCAACGCCTTGCTCGAGGGCGGCCAGCAGGTGATTCTCACCAGTGACCGCTATCCGAAGGAAATCGAAGGCCTGGAAGAGCGCCTGAAGTCGCGCTTCGGCTGGGGCCTGACGGTGGCTGTCGAGCCGCCGGAACTGGAAACCCGCGTGGCGATCCTGATGAAGAAGGCCGACCAGGCCAAGGTCGAGCTGCCGCATGATGCTGCGTTCTTCATCGCCCAGCGTATTCGCTCCAACGTACGTGAACTCGAAGGCGCCCTGAAGCGGGTGATCGCTCACTCGCACTTCATGGGCCGTGACATAACCATCGAGCTGATTCGCGAGTCGTTGAAGGACCTGCTGGCGCTTCAGGACAAGCTGGTGAGTGTGGATAACATCCAGCGCACGGTGGCTGAATACTACAAGATCAAGATCGCCGATCTGTTGTCCAAACGCCGTTCGCGCTCCGTTGCGCGCCCGCGTCAGGTAGCCATGGCACTGTCGAAGGAACTGACCAACCACAGTCTGCCGGAAATCGGTGACATGTTTGGCGGCCGCGACCACACCACCGTGCTGCACGCCTGCCGCAAGATCAACGAATTGAAGGAATCCGACGCGGACATCCGCGAGGACTACAAGAACCTGCTGCGGACGCTGACGACGTGA
- the dnaN gene encoding DNA polymerase III subunit beta encodes MHFTIQREALLKPLQLVAGVVERRQTLPVLSNVLLVVQGQQLSLTGTDLEVELVGRVQLEEPAEPGEITVPARKLMDICKSLPNDVLIDIKVDEQKLLVKAGRSRFTLSTLPANDFPTVEEGPGSLTCNLEQSKLRRLIERTSFAMAQQDVRYYLNGMLLEVSRNTLRAVSTDGHRLALCSMSAPIEQDDRHQVIVPRKGILELARLLTDPEGMVSIVLGQHHIRATTGEFTFTSKLVDGKFPDYERVLPKGGDKLVVGDRQALREAFSRTAILSNEKYRGIRLQLAAGQLKIQANNPEQEEAEEEISVDYEGSSLEIGFNVSYLLDVLGVMTTEQVRLILSDSNSSALLQEAGNDDSSYVVMPMRL; translated from the coding sequence ATGCATTTCACCATTCAACGCGAAGCCCTGTTGAAACCCCTGCAACTGGTCGCCGGTGTCGTCGAGCGCCGCCAGACCTTGCCGGTGCTGTCCAACGTCCTGCTGGTCGTGCAAGGCCAGCAGCTGTCGTTGACCGGTACCGACCTGGAAGTCGAACTGGTTGGCCGCGTGCAACTGGAAGAGCCGGCCGAGCCAGGCGAGATCACTGTCCCGGCGCGCAAGCTGATGGACATCTGCAAGAGCCTGCCAAACGACGTTCTGATCGATATCAAGGTCGATGAGCAGAAGCTCCTGGTCAAAGCCGGCCGTAGTCGCTTCACCTTGTCGACACTGCCTGCCAACGATTTCCCTACGGTTGAAGAAGGCCCGGGTTCGCTGACCTGCAACCTGGAGCAGAGCAAACTGCGCCGCCTGATCGAGCGCACCAGCTTCGCCATGGCCCAGCAGGACGTGCGTTACTACCTCAACGGTATGCTGCTGGAAGTGTCGCGCAACACCCTGCGTGCGGTTTCTACCGATGGTCACCGCTTGGCGCTGTGCTCGATGAGCGCACCGATCGAGCAGGATGATCGCCATCAGGTCATCGTTCCACGTAAAGGTATTCTTGAGCTGGCGCGCCTGCTCACCGATCCGGAAGGCATGGTCAGCATCGTTCTCGGTCAGCACCACATTCGAGCGACCACCGGTGAATTCACCTTCACCTCGAAACTGGTCGACGGCAAGTTCCCGGACTACGAACGCGTACTGCCAAAAGGTGGTGACAAGCTGGTAGTCGGTGATCGCCAGGCGCTGCGTGAAGCGTTCAGCCGTACCGCAATTCTTTCCAACGAGAAATACCGCGGTATTCGCCTGCAGCTGGCCGCCGGCCAATTGAAAATCCAGGCCAACAACCCTGAGCAGGAAGAAGCAGAAGAAGAGATCAGCGTGGACTACGAAGGTAGCTCGCTGGAGATCGGCTTCAACGTCAGCTACCTGCTGGACGTGTTGGGCGTTATGACTACCGAGCAAGTTCGTCTGATTTTGTCTGACTCCAATAGCAGTGCCCTGCTGCAGGAGGCTGGCAATGACGATTCTTCCTACGTTGTCATGCCGATGCGCCTGTAA